CCTACAATAGCGGGGTGAAAATGCCAATGTGGACTTCTTCAGCATAGGCAACCAGTTCTAAAGCTAATGTTATATTTTTTTCAGCTCCAACCTGCATACATACAAATATAATTCTCAAAACTCGAGCAAAATGTTATATCCAACGAATGAGAATAAAACATTCACTAACCCTTCTACGAGCCGTCTACTGGACTCTATCATGTTTCTTCCTACAGTTCCTGAGTCAACACCTCATTATATTTCCTTCCTCCAACAGCATTGACCAAGTTCAACTGATCTGCCGAACCAGATCCTCCACTGAAAACTGAAAAGGGAAAACAACTTCAGAACCAAAATGAGGAGTTTGCTAAAATAGACCTCCAAAACCATTTTTGTGGAGCTATCCTTTATCTTAATAATAAGCGTGCAACTACTCCTTTCACTTTTGATCTATCAAAGTTTCTAACAGGATCTTGATAGCCGAAGTGAATATTTCCTAGCACATCAGAAAGTGAGCAAAGGGTAGATGAAAAGTAGTTGCTAAATACGTCCATGCTTCCAAAAAATTGTTACTCATGGATAGAAACAAGCTAAATGAAATGCTCACTCATTCAGATAAATAAGAAATCTGCATTCCATGTAGGCACATACAAATAAGAATCTGCACAAACACCATATAGGCATAAGAAAATAAGAGCAGGTGCTAGGTAGCTTCGTTTTTCCTGCACGAGACACATCAGTGAGAGTGAAGCTGCACAATGAGATACCTTGGATAAGCCATAAGTGGAGTTGGTCCACAAGTCGAAGAAGCAAGCGGGGTCGTCATCCGAGTCGGGGTCCTCCTCCCAGGGCTTCTTTGCAGTCCGCTGTCGCCTGGCTAGGCCTGGGCCACGACAGAGTTGGGGCAGCAGACCCAAAACTTAAAAAGATCCTAACACTTCCAATTTTCTAGATGAAATGAAGAAACATTGACTGATTAAAATCCTATTCTGAAAATTCCTAGCTTGTTATCAGAACAAGATATCATAACATCCTGGGTGCTGCCAATAATAACCGAGGAAACTGAAAAAGAGCATGAGGATAATTTATAATCACCTGAACTGACCACAATATCAGTGCTACATTCCAGCAAGAAAATGGAAGGCAGCCCTATCACTTCCCAGGTTGATTGTGCAGAACATCACAAGTAATCTGTAGTCATATAAAATGATTAATTGAATGGATCTCCCATATACCATACCAAATGGTTGAGAAATGCCTAAAAccaggagaggagagagagagagagagagagagagagagagagagagagagagagagagagagagagagagggagggagggagaggaggagggcaagAGCCAGGGGCGAGGAGCACCTGCATCATATGTCGTGGCTGCAGACGGTCGGCCTCCGTCGGCTTCTTCCAGCTAGGCGAGGATGCGGCTGACAAGGAGTGGCAGCCAAGAAGAGCAATGCAGGAGTCGACGAGGACGACAAGGGAGATGGCagcagcgcgaggaagaagaagaggccggCGGGGAAGGCCTCACCAGGCCCGCCCACGAATcatcttcctccctccctccctcatgTGGCCATGAGCTCACCCTCCCCTTCCCTATCCTCCCATGTCCGAGCCGGCGGCAGGTGGCCGCCTCCGTCCTCCTGCTTCAAATCTGAGGCGGACGGGGCAACTGCGGCGACCTGGCTGTAACTCCTCTGTGACATGAGGCAACGGTCAACGAGGGGAGACACAGAAGAGGAGGGGACCGACGGCATGGGGAAGAGGGGCTTGCTGAAGGAGCGGGGACGAGGACGAAGGAAGGGGGAGGCGGCGGCCAGAAGGAGGGCGCGGCCTCGCGGGGCTCGAGGACGGGAGGGGATTGGGCTAGGTTTTCACCGCGCCGATGATTGTGCACCATGCAGCCTAAAAAAAACCCACCAACTATTTCTTTGGCCGCACAGATGAATGGCCCCAGTAGTCATCCACTGCCAGATAAAGCAAATGCGTGAACAAGGACCAATGGCTGACCAATGGACAGCAGGGTCAAAAAGTAAACAGTAATTTGATCGAGCGGCCCAAAATCGCTAGCGTTCGCAGATGTCTCAACTATGCGGGTTGCATAGCAAGGTNNNNNNNNNNNNNNNNNNNNNNNNNNNNNNNNNNNNNNNNNNNNNNNNNNNNNNNNNNNNNNNNNNNNNNNNNNNNNNNNNNNNNNNNNNNNNNNNNNNNNNNNNNNNNNNNNNNNNNNNNNNNNNNNNNNNNNNNNNNNNNNNNNNNNNNNNNNNNNNNNNNNNNNNNNNNNNNNNNNNNNNNNNNNNNNNNNNNNNNNNNNNNNNNACTAAATATTTGATGCATTACTTACTCCATAGTCAATTATTTTGCTGATTTTGCTTACATGGCTATTTTTGTGTGGCCGATCATTATTCGTTTGTATTTTTTTCTGGCAAAGTTTCATGAAACAAAATCATATGTGTCATTTCTTCACCATGCTAGTTTCTCCACATTTTTGTTCTTTGAATAAAGAATTCGTGCATAGGATCCACCATTTCAGACCACGAATAGACATTCAAGGCATTTTTACACAGCCCCGTAACAAAACAAAATTTTCATCCATTTCTTTCCCTTACAGACTGAATATAATATAAGAAAAAGGTCGCCAGACGACTTTTAGTCAAAAGAGCATTCGAATCTACCTCTTTTCAATGTTCACTTTAGAATTAGAAAAGTGCTTGGAACCATAACGTTTTTCCTTTGGGAGCAAAGCACACAGCCAAAAGCGCTAAAGCATGTCTCATCCTTGTACACATACTGTGGTTGGTATCTAATTAGACGTTTAATTACTGTTACTAATTTCTTTTACTACTGATTAGTACCACTCAGCAAAACAGTGTCACTAAAAACAACGAGGCCAACCTAAACTTTACTAGCCTGTTGGCattttttatagaagaaaactTCATGAGCACTAAGCGTCCAAACCGAGACTTGAACTCTAATGGGCTGGCTGCGAACTCCTGCGCCTTGCCAATTGAGCTAAGCTCTGTTCTCAAATAGTGTCACtagattcttcttctagtgtttgcTTTCCATGATTCTACTACTATTCCAAAGCAGAAGGATAATAATAATACATACAAAGTTGCCACGCGTGGAGGGACAAATATCCTAGAGTGGCATGCATGGACCCGTACTAGCGCTCGCCAACACCATGTGGGCCCGGTGCTACCTGTCCAGGGGCCGCCGCTCCTTCCACCACCGGCGGCCTTCCACGTTATAAAACTTGACGCGCGCGCAGCGCAGCGCATCGCACGCACGGTCAGAATTCAGACACACACAACCGCTCCAGCCGAAGCTCCTAGCCGCCAGCAACGCCATGCGTTCTTCGGCAACCCTCCTGCACCGCAGCATGGCCGTCACAGCCGGCCCCGGCGAACCATCTTCGTCGCCTTCCTCGCTGCCGCCGCCTCATCCGGAGCAGCAGCAGACGGGGCCAGTGACGCCGGTCGACTCGGACATGGCTATCATCTTGGCGTCTCTGCTCTGCGCTCTCGTCTGCGTCCTCGGCCTCGCCCTTGTCTCCCGATGCGCATGCCGACGCCGACGCTCCAGCTCCACTTCCTCCTCCAAGGGCCTCAAGAAGAAGGCCATCGACGCGCTCCGCAGGGTCTCCTTCGCCGCGGCCGGCGcacagtcatcatcatcatcagtggCGGCATGCTCGTCGCCGTTGGAGTGCGCGATATGCCTCGCGGAGTTCACCGACGGAGAGAGTGTGCGCGTGCTCCCGCACTGCGGCCACAACTTCCACGTGGCCTGCGTCGACGCCTGGCTCCGCACGTGCGCCACATGCCCCTCCTGCCGCACCCCCATCGTcgccacaccagctcagcagctgGTGGCGCCAACGATGGTTGTGGTGGTGGTTGCGGAAAACAACAGGTGCGGGAGGTGCTGCGAGGTGGCAGCGCCGGCTGGTGGTGGGGATAGCACGTTCTTGCTGTAGCTTTGATCCTACACATTTTCGATTGTTTCTGTTAGTTACTCCTACTTTTTAGGCAAAAAAGTCCGTACTGTTATTGCACCTTCAGTACACTCGTCCACCTTTCTTTTTTATCTACCAGGTGATTGTCAATCCAATGTATTTTGTCACGTTAATTTTTGTGGCCCCTCTATGAAGTAAGACTTGAAGTGTTTAACATTTTACTTAGGCCATGATCGCAAGCTCTGCAGACCGTACCCCTATACTTAACAAATGGCAGCTCCTCCTTTGTTTTTTGCGATGAAAATGGCAGCTCCTTCTAGGTGATCATCCTCTAACAAATCATTGAAGATTGGTAGAATAAGAATAGTTACGATTAATTTTGCTAATATGAACATCAGCGGGAAATCCATTGTCCTTTTTGATTTGTTTTGTGTGCTCCAGTATACTCTCAGACCGCATCTAATGAAGcttttagggccagttcttttgatgGCTTAAAACATAAGCCGCCTCCTCAACAGTTTTTTCATAAGTCGCCTCCCTCATTCATTGGGATTTCTGAACTAGTTATGGGATTAGTAATCTAGAAGTCTCAACAAATTTTAGAAAACAGCTTATTTTTTAGGATGGAAAGAGGCAGCTTGTTTTTTAAGccgcctaaaagaactggccctcaAGTGGAATCAAttcgcctttgattgaagcacaaCATGATAGGGGCTCAAGTGATGGAGATGGAGCGCGGGTGAAAGACAATTCATCATCAGCGTACCTTGGTCGCCATTCAAGTTTATTTGATCGCTGGTATGAAGTTTTTGTGAACCACAAAGTCCTATATCTTACGGATGTGCTAAAACTCAGTCGAATGAGTTTTTGCGAAGTCTCAGTCGAGTCCATTGTCAGATTCGCGCTTTAACTTCTGTCTTTTGTACGTTCGAGTCGCTCGCACAAGTCACTAGAACATGTATTGTCGTTTCTACCTGGGCTttgttcttttctttctttttcttcactCTGGGCCTTAGGTACGTGTTGGTGTGTGCTTTATTTGAACTTGTCTAGCGAATCTCACTGTTTAAACGTGTTCGGCTTGTgggctttttttcttttccttttcctttttcatttctgTTCCATATGGCCTGAGCTGTTTCTTTCTATTGCCAAAAAGCTGATTTTTATTTTCacattttcttgttttttttttctATTTACTTGTGTGTTCTATTTTTTGTTTGTCTTTTATCTTTTGAAACCTTTTTACTTTCTAATAGTGTGACTCTTGCTAGCTTTCTTTTTCATGATTCGCTAATTCTCACTCGAATATGAATTAGTTGGGTCTCAGTCGATTCGGTAGCCATAAGACCTTGACGCAAAGATTCGTGCAAGGTATCATTTTTCATGTTTGTTAAAGTTGACACGCGGACATGCCGTATGCAATGGATGGTAGACTTTTTATTCCGTGAGAGAGTAATCAATACGACAAGCCTCTCTCGTGGCCTATGCTCTTTTATCTTTCTTTTCTATTTGCGGCGTTGGAGTTACGAGGGATGCACACAGACCTTTTGCTCTTGTACGAGCGGTCAGTGTTTACTGAAGCATCTGAAATTGGTATTGTTTTATTTcatcttttttgtttttcttgcctcatgtttctatttttattttaatcATTTTCCTGGTTTTTAGTTTCTACTGCttgttttattttccctctctttttAGGAAATACAGCATAATAGTatattaattattttatttattacGCATTACCCTTTTTGTTCAAATAATAATGCTTTTTCATTTTTGTCTTTCTGTCGCATCATTTCGTTCTTTCTATTTTTCTACTTCTTTTTAAGTTATAATTTTAATTATTCTTCTTGATTAAAGCATTGCTTACCAAGTTTTAGGTGTGGAAGAAGTATGAAAGTAGTGGATCATGGTATTCCTCCACCTTTTCCCTCTCTTCCTCCGGATGTGGTTTTTCTCACGTCAAACCGCGTGGGGGGGGGGATGTGATACGTACCCCATGTTTGTCACTAGGTGCGGAACTATGAGTGCCGGCTTCAAGTGTAACTTCTGGTGTTTTGTTGGGGGATTAGAAGTGGCGAGTTGTATCTCTGCCACTAGGTGTGCAACTGCAATCGCATGTGTGTCTATGGATGGGGGTGGGGAGTGCGCAATTGCATGTCTGCCACAAGGCACAAACTGCAACCGTCGCCCTCgaatgcaactgcatgtcttcaagGCGACATCAACTTAGTTGTGTTTTGTGGGGAGGGTTAGTCGCATGTCTTCCAATAGGCATGCAACTGCATGTGCCGCCTTCGACTAGAACTAAAACTTGGTTTTGTATGTGAGTGGCGGGACGGGGAGGCAGTTGCATGtgtacactaggcatgcaactgcaagtgtagcGCCCCAACCGCAACTGTAGTTGCATGTGTACACTAGACATGCAACTGCAAGTATCAGCCCCagctgcaactgcatgtcttccagCACGACTGCAACTGAACTTTGTTTTGTTGGGGAGCTGTGGGAGAGTGGGGGAGCAGTTGCATATGTACACCAGGCATGCAACTCCAAGTGTCGGGCCCCggctgcaattgcatgtcttccaTCATGACTGCAACTGAACTTTGTTTTGTTGGAAGGCGCCGGGAGGGGGAGTAGTTGCACATGTACACTAGGCATGCAATTGCAAGTGTCGCCCCCACTGCAGCTACATGTCTTCCATCACGCCCACAATTAAACTTGTTTTTGTCGGAGGATGGTGGGAGAGGGACTGGGGCAGTTGCACGCGTGCACttggcatgcaactgcaagtgtcgcgcCCGACTACAATTGCATGCCTTCCATCACGACCACAATTGCACATTGTTTTGTTAGAAGACGGTGGGAGACGACGGGGGCAGTTGCACGTGTACACTAGGCATGCAACAACAAGTGTGCCCCCtaactgcaattgcatgtctttcATCACACCCGCAACTAAGATTTGTTTTCTTAGATGGAGGTAGGAGAGGGGGCAATTGCATGTCTGGCACTAGACATGCAACTACAAGTGTAGCCCTCAACTACAAATGCATGCCCCCCTAAACAAATGCTACTGGCCTTTGTTTTGTCTGATGGGGGCATGAAAGAGGGGAGTTGCATGTTTGtcactaggcatgcaactacacGTCTAGCGCATCGACTGCAACTGCATGTCCCCTAATGCGGATGCAACTAGGATTtgttttgtaaaatggaggcaggaGATGGGGTAGTTGCAAGTGTATGTTAGACATGCAACTATAATTGTGACGCCTAGCTGCAGCTGCATGTCTACCCACCCAACTGCAACTCACCTTTGTTTGTCGAGGGGCAGTGGGGAAGAGGGCAGTTTCATGTCTGGTACTAGCATGCAACCGCAAGTATCACCACCAATTACAATTGCGTGCCTACCCATCCGACTAAAGCGACCTTTGTTTTATCGAAGGGCAGTGAGAGATGGGGGAGAGATGCATGTCtcacactaggcatgcaactgtagTTATGGCCCTCGATTGCAGCTGCATGTATGGCAACTAGTATTAGAGATacattaattttttttgtatttctgtGTGAGTCTTTCCGCATTAGGAATTGGATGTCTTCCATCACGCCTATGTTTGCCACTAGGCATACAATCGCAAGTGTTTCCTGTACTGCAAATTGGTGGTGTTTTACGGGGGTGCTGCCACTAGGAGGGGCCATTGTCTTATTTTTTTTTTCATGATTTACATTTAATGCATTTTTTTGtaaatacatggtgaacatttCCGTAAAacacatgataattattttattTAAATACGCGATTGACACTTCTATATTATGCGGTAAAAATCAGATAAATGCGTGATGAACATTtcataatatacaatgaacatttttaagaaTACACGATCAATATTTTTGTATAAATACAAGATGATACAAATATAGGATGACCATTTAAATACatgaaaacacaaacaattttaaTTTCACACTATATAGATTGCTTCTCATtttaaaaattaattttcataGTTTTCTTTTGGATCTATGAAAAAAGCTGAAACATGACATGAGCTGGCAGAACAAACACTAATGGCGTATGTAAGGCAACTGTTTTGCTGGCTGTAAGAAACACATGCACAGTACACCTTTTTTGTGGCACGGAACTATTTTATATATTTTAATTTTTGTAGCAAATATATCTTTTACTACTATATTTTGCTGTTGTAGAAAAGACAAAAGGCCCAAGTAAGGGAGCAAGCCCGACAAAAAGAGGACACAAGCTAAGAAACATAACCCAACAGGAGCAGACCCAGCCCAAATAGAAAACCAGCCACGCACCTAAAACAGAAAGACAAACGATGTAGTACTATGTACGTGAGGATCAGTCGTAACATCTGATTGTATACGTGCTTACGTCCGTCGACTGAGACTTCATCAAATCTTAGTCGACTGAGACGTAGACAAACcctatatcttatatttactaattggaggcatcaTTCAATATCTCTcattaatccacatcatcaaaatcaATTATATCTTTGGATTATAGAATTTACATTTAGGATAAAAAGAAAACTTGTGTAACGTAGATGGTCCCATACCACAAAAAAGAGCCATGTGACACATCTAATGTTAGTAGTATACAAAACAAATAAAGCCTCCAAATAAAAAAGGACCGCGGCACGTAAAAAGAAAGGAAAGCCTCTCCATAAATGTCCGACATAAAAAGGAAAGTAAATCCAAACGACATGCTGATTACGCGCACCTTTAAAGTTCTCATATGTTCACGAAAATAAAAAAAAAGGACAGCCTCACGTCCAAAAACAGGAAATCTTCCATCTGCCCACACCATTCAAGTTCTCTCCATGCAGAAAATGTACAGTATAAAAAACAGAACCAAATCTACACGGCCCAGCTGATTACCCGcatcaaaataaaaaaataatggaCCGTCTCATTTATAAAAATGAAAGCCTCTCCATAAAAAATCCAACGTATAAAAGGGGAAGAAATTTAAACGACCCGCTTATTACGTGCAGCTTTTAACGTTCTTAAAATAAAAAAGATATCCTCCCGAAAAAAAGGAAAGCTACCATCTGACCCGCACATTTAATGTTCTCTCCGTAAAAAACTGAAACAAGTCCAAGTGACAAGGTTGACCCGCGTCCAAAACAATAAAGGACCGGTCTAGCGAGCGGCCGGTTGCTCGCTACACTTTGCGAGCGGCCGGCCTAAAATTGCAAGTTTTGATTCCTAATAATCTATAAATAGCAATTATCTAGTGTGTGTCTTTTTTGTCAGTTAATgcatatttttgttagcattaaatGCGTATAACAAATGCGTACAGTCTAGTCTGTGAAATACATTTATTTTCGCCTCTTAAATCTTTAAAaagtcatatcttttaaaccacatgttggaattcagatccgttttcacctTTGGATTCATCGTGACGAGATCTTCGGAATTAGATCACACATGGGTCTGTTTCAACAAATTTTTTTATTGCCAACTTTGGTGCTATATGATGTAACTAAAGTACTGCATTGTGCAATTAGAAtacattgccgcgccaactgagtatatgtgtgtgtaactagtcctgccaactaaatatcaatgcgTGTGCAACTAGTGTCttgccaactaaatatcaatgtgtgtgcaactagactatattacaagccaactaagcatatgtgtgtgcaattagtcttcctgccaactaaacatcaatgtgtgtgcaactagactatgttacaagccaactaaacatcaatgtgtgtgtaaCTAGACTATATTACAAGCTATGACAATTCATATGCGACTATGCGGACCAGATTGTGCAACTTCGTGGCCATGCATGTGCCAACTAGGACTACTATGTGTGCAACTACAACTACTGTGGATGCAGCTCCAAAAAACTGGGTTTGAAAAAAATGCACCATGCAATACTAAACTTGCACAAAgcagtactaaagttgcacaatatagcgccaaagttggcatcaaaaaaatttcgtcgaaacatactcatgggggatctagtttcaaagatctcgtcgcaaAGAATTCAACAGTGAAGACGGATCTGAATTCCAATGCGCGGTTTGAAAGATATAACTTTTTAAAAATTCGGAAAACCAAAATAATTGTACGTGAAGCTGTTTCTTTCAAATTGGACTAACCAGTGTGAACACATTAAATACTGATAACAACATGCATTAACAAACAAAAATACAACTCATGCATGGCAAGAAAGCCCGGCCGCTCGTTCTCTCCAGTTAGCGCGCGGCCACTTTTTAGATTTTGGGCACAATAAATCATCTGTTCCCTCAATCGAATAGTAAAAAGGAAAGTCCCACGTCCAGAAAAAAGGGAATGCCTCCATccataaaaagtaaaaaaaaaagaaataaatccACATGACCCTGCTGATTGCTCATAAAAGCTTTCATCAATAAAATATTCTGTGTATTCAAAAAACAATATTTTGCCAATCAAAATCACAATGGACTCCTCTACATGGTGGCCGGCTCCTGCTGGCTAATCATGAAGTGATGGCGTGTACCGATTGGCTTGAGGAGCTCCTCCTGTTTGCCGCTAGAGGCTAAATCAGTTCTTGCATTGATTATTTACTTTGAATGGCATGCTCGCGATTGATGAATTAGACCAATTCACATGATATTCATCGCATGGTGTGGATTGCTAATAAGAATTACCTGCGTAATTACTACAGTATGTCTATGCATGTTTTTGTTTTGGCCCTAACAGTAATAAAAAATTATACCCATTAACACATCTTCAAAACTTCGTAATTACTACAGTAACCAAAAAAAATCTTGATATATCATTCGCCATGAAGATCTCATATAAACACATGATTGTAGGAatagaaagtattaagaaaacATGCACAATCATAAAATAAATTCTTTAAGATTTTTTGGGTATGCACAACTTAAATCCGAATAATCTATCACACAGTTCCCCTACTATGTTATTCATAGAAGAAATTTTGTAAGAATATATAGGTTAAGACCACAACTTAAAATCTGAATAATGTATGGCTCATAATGGTATGAGAAAATAGAATCTCTTACATGTATTTTTTGCTACAGTTTCACATATGTTGATAGAAAACCATTTATGTCCATTGTTTCATCGTTTTATATAGAGAAAAATTCTATAATAATCAAATAAAACTAGGTGCAATCCAATGTTCCCGAGGGAAGACTTCTTCTTAAATGTTGTACACATATAAAATGTAATCCGTGATGTGGTTTTAAGATAAGATTCGATCCTAATTCTGAGGCAAAAACAAAGATTTATGTTTTTCAGGTAGCGAATTGGTTTAAGTTTCAACAACAGGGAACTTGATTATATACCTATTGGAAACTTATATGTAACAAATATACGATACATGcaacaagcactagtagaaaaatgtcTAATGTaaaactcattagtcccggtttgtaattgaaccgacactaatgtgatcattagtgccggttccaacggccaggcgggcggcgctcattagtaccggttcgtggcgaacctttagtaccggttcgtgccacgaaccggtactaaaaagatggtggcctttagtacgggttggtggctccaaccNNNNNNNNNNNNNNNNNNNNNNNNNNNNNNNNNNNNNNNNNNNNNNNNNNNNNNNNNNNNNNNNNNNNNNNNNNNNNNNNNNNNNNNNNNNNNNNNNNNNNNNNNNNNNNNNNNNNNNNNNNNNNNNNNNNNNNNNNNNNNNNNNNNNNNNNNNNNNNNNNNNNNNNNNNNNNNNNNNNNNNNNNNNNNNNNNNNNNNNNNNNNNNNNNNNNNNNNNNNNNNNNNNNNNNNNNNNNNNNNNNNNNNNNNNNNNNNNNNNNNNNNNNGCCACCCGCAGTgcataatgtttagtcccacctcgctagttgagaggagctcgtagcagtttataagccctgccgcggctaccatgtcgagctcctctctaagtaGGCCTTTGtcggcctattgcaagtcttctgccctgtggggcctactgggccgtacgggactgcatcctggcccaactagagattggatttctagtcgtatgcaggccgtgccggcccagtaggcgggctgtttttgctttatttcaaaactaaaaataaaaaatccttaccaaccaggactaaaggtcccccagaccatggcgcgcctcgtgccacgtagtttccctttagcaccggttcatgctgaaccggtactaagggggggggggctttagtgtccacactttagtgtcggttaccgaaccggcactaaagggccttacgaaccggtgctattgcccggttctgcactaatgAAGTTCTGAATTCGTAAACATGTTGTCTACCAATATAATAATAACAATCAATTATAATATTTTTATATTATTATCCAACATTTGTAATAGGTACCCACTTTGTTGCATTTAATATAAGAAGTGCTAGCCCGTGCagatgcacgggttgatgactagtgatGTATAGCCGATATGATTGGGTTTGTTGATCGAGAGCCAACTATCACAACACTTGTTGAAAATTAACAGCTGATCCTCTACTTTTGCCACACGACGCGGAGATGTACGCGGACTGTTTTTAATGATGACAAAAAGTGATGATTCTCTTCATATGCTTATTTGCATTTCTCTTGTGGCCCTACTGGTCTCGTCGAGGACTTGTGGGTCCGTCTCCGTCTGTAATACTTGCAGTACAATTTAGGTGACTGTTTTACTAGATCGTGGTTGATTTTGTGAGTTGTGTGACCTTGATTGATCCGTGTGACTTTTATTCCCCACAAGACAACCGGGACGTTGACGCCAAAACACTCATTGATCCATGGTGTTCCTCCTCAGTGCCGACACTGCCGAGGAGAACCGAGGAAACAGTAAATCTTCTTTCTCATGTGCGCAAAGAAAAAACAATGTGCTTGCAGTTGGATTGGCATGTCTACATAGATGTAGAGTGGGATGACGTGCATACATACGGGAGCAACATGGAAATGTTTAACTTTTCCCAAATaataagtgtcacacgtgtggcatGAAGCACTTCGGACCTAATgttttttacaactaaagttgtCACCCGAAAATAAAACTGAAACTTGccatttgaaaagaaagttgtcatGCCTGACAACTAAAGTTCCCTCACGTCACTAAATTTACCataaaaaacgtccagagttgtcaTGCGCTCGTGCCATACGTGTGACACTTACCAGGGTTCTAACTTTTTGGCACAGGTGGCAGGCTAGCTAACGTTTGGGATAATATCATATAGGAAGAAGATATTATGTAAACTCTGCATCTTGATCTAAATATCTGTGCACTTCCGCCGGCTTTCATGATGGGTGGATGCCCTTTATGTGTACCGTCTAGTCTCAAAGATTCACCTTTTCTGTGGCCAAAGGTTCATCAGCTACCTGGTGATTGAAACGTTCATGGTTTTGAGTTTGGGGACCAGAGCATATACGCATGTTAATTGGTGTGGTGCAAGTGCAGTGGGTTATGGTCAAATTAAAAATCTTGTGATCATTGGGATTTTTGACACCAAATTGCTTCCGTGGATTATTAGGTGTCTGCAGTCTTGTTCGAACCAAAATAATCCCATGTGAGGTACATCCGTACATGCATGTCTGATAGCATGCAGCCGCACTAGTGAAAGTTGGTGCATGAGAGATACACATAGTGAGAGTAGCATGCAGGCCGGCCGGCTAGAGCAGTGGAAATGGACT
The sequence above is drawn from the Triticum aestivum cultivar Chinese Spring chromosome 7A, IWGSC CS RefSeq v2.1, whole genome shotgun sequence genome and encodes:
- the LOC123147495 gene encoding probable E3 ubiquitin-protein ligase ATL44, which translates into the protein MRSSATLLHRSMAVTAGPGEPSSSPSSLPPPHPEQQQTGPVTPVDSDMAIILASLLCALVCVLGLALVSRCACRRRRSSSTSSSKGLKKKAIDALRRVSFAAAGAQSSSSSVAACSSPLECAICLAEFTDGESVRVLPHCGHNFHVACVDAWLRTCATCPSCRTPIVATPAQQLVAPTMVVVVVAENNRCGRCCEVAAPAGGSELV